The Mya arenaria isolate MELC-2E11 chromosome 15, ASM2691426v1 genomic sequence GTTATTTCAGTGTAGGATTGCTATATATTTCACTAAGTTGACACCAAGAGTAATATTCACTTTTTGATGTtcttcgttgttgttgtttattcctAAGAAAAGCGCGCCAAATTCCATGCGAATGCAACGTAATTTCGGTAaagacgtcgttgaaattgtgtcccagccctttGTGCTCTGACAATAGATTTGAAAttgagagcgggctaaaattaaaaaaaaaaaaaaaaactatcaaaatattatgtaagtTTTAATTTACGTTTTTAAACAACCTGAAAACATATGCTATACatcattgatattatttaagtattttaaatggatattttttaatCTAGAAAGGAAAGCGTTTTTACAGTTAGGATAGTCCTAAAGCAGCTTATCTAACAAAACATGTAGAGGGAGGGTTGAACATAAAGATTACTAACAGCGAGTGATTCCCGACAAGCGGGATTTTTACAGACCCCGTGCGAACGCTACCCGTGAAAAAGATTTGAccgaatgtttttaatttgatatgtgGTGCCTTGAACATAATATCCTATCCATGCTTTTTACTACCGAAGTGGTATTTGGAAAACACTTTATGCATTTTGTCTTAATGCACTGATTATTTACTCCTCCTGGagtgtatgtatatgtttccCTTAAGTAACTTTAAAACCTTATAACGCAAGGagctaaaatatcatttaaaacagttgCTTGTAACAGAAGTAAATCCTTTCTTGATGCTGCCAGTTTCTGTTTGATCGAATAACGaaacaaaataactatatcAACATACctttttagaaaaagaaaatgttgtaaTTACGTTATATGTGTGAAAAATAAACAGCACCATTAATTTCTTTTCCTAGTTCCAGGCGCGGGACTTGGTTTACTGGCCATCGTCTTCGTTGGCCACTATTTCAAGAAAAAGCGAGCCCTCGCCACCGGCATTGCTGCATGCGGAAGAGGACTCGGCGGTTTCGTATTTGGGCCGCTTAGCGAGTTCCTTATAGAGAAATACACGTTGAAGGGTGTAATGCTAATCATTTCTGCCATTGTGCTCAACTTAGTCCCTATATCCACCCTCCTGCGACCGCTTGAAGGCTCGAATTCTTACTCTGAGCGGAAGCGGCGTAGCGCGAGCGCCGTCCTAGCTCTGAATGGGAAAAGGTTAGAAGGCGCCTCCGTTGATATATCATCGGATGAAAAGTCTTCAAAGAAGTGTTGTGACTTTGATATCTCATCAgttttcactttaaatttgATCTACATTTCTTGTATATGGAATTTCTGCATTTATTGGTACTTTTGGTGAGTATTAAATCCGTTTTAATTCGATATATTGCTATTATGTCCGACCGCTAGCACTGGATGCCTAAGCATGTATTATTGTATGCCTGAGCAAGTAAACGTGTATATCGGAGCGTATGTCTATAATAATTTATCTTGTATGTCCGAGGATATGTACATGCATGTCCGcacgtatatatttttatgttcgagcgttttttcttgtttatcaaATCGATTATACTTGTATGTCCGAgcgtttgatattttatgttttagagTTTGATTTTTGTATGTAAAGGTGTATACCCGAGCGTATGTACTTGCATGATTGAGCGTATGTATTTGTAAGTTCGAGCGTTTACAGGCGCGTAGCCAGGCATACTCTCATACTCCCGGGAGTACttcgattttgaaaaatgaaaattctaaATGGCCTAAATCCGGTGTAAAACTTGAACCCTAAGGGGGTACAGGCGAATTTGAAACAAATCCAGCAATATCAGTCCCATATGATAGTGAATTCAAATTCAACCTGCTGACCAAACACTGGGATGAGGCTCCAAGTTTCAAGTTTCCAACAAGGtaaactattatttataaaaatacaaacgcTTCTGTAGACTTGAAAAGTAACACTTAACTGAAATACTAATTAATTCTGTAAGaggaaatttaaatgaataaatagtataatagcatgtgtttttgttaatttggtGACATTTTCAGAGCAagaatttataaacatataatacaatttgATAGACATATTCGGCAATAACTCGTTTGAAAAGTTATTAAAGACTTTTCATAAGTCCCTGTGGCGTAACGGTTAGCGTCGAGGACTCGTAAACCAACACTTCGAGTTCgaattatctttaattttagGTATGCTCAAGGACGGTTTCAAACCCTTCAACCAAAGTATTTCGTGTCATATCCATGGCTACGCTATTCTGATGGTGTCTACTGCGCCCAATGCCATCCGATTGCTGGCCCTGATGCTCGCGTGAAAACATTAGTCACCACAGTATTGAGAGATTGGAGCAAAATATCCAAGGTAGTTTTGAGCCACATGAAATCAGACGCCCACATGTCTAACTGTGATTCAGCAGATAATTTCTTAGCAATAATGAAGtgcgaaaaaaatacatactatCATGTCATCCCAATACAATGTGGTCGTTGAAAAGAACAGAAAGATCCTTGGACTACAACATCCCCAGCTGAGTATCCAGACCAGGAAACATCTTTGTGAGTGGCCACTGAGGCATCATATCCAAACATAAGACTTTGCATGATGGTGTTGATGTGCATGCCCGTTTCCATAGCTACGGCAGAGCGGTCCTTCCACACGATGAGGAGAGTCAAGACGTACCTCCGCAACACGATGACCACCGAGAGGCATCCAGGGCTTGGgctttttaacatttatcaagAGCGAGATATCAACGCTGAGCACTTATATAGTGGATGTTTCTGCACGTAGAAAAGACCGTCGGCTGGCGTTAGTGTTCAAAGTTTAAACGCGTGTTGTTGTGTAAAACTGTTTCAGAATGGGGAAAAATCCATAAGATAAACTatgtatacatttgtgtattatttgattgtgatgttttccatgtttaaatcaaactatACTGTATGTGATAATTGTCCTCAATGCAACTAGTTCATCTGTATATGCTATATACTCGAAGGGAGGCATTTCCACCaagtataaatatgttttgaatatttattgctCGATCTTGccgttttctttttttgcttcagttattattaacttaaaactCACATTTCAAGTTACCAGATATGCGTCAAATGCCACCAAATCGCAcgagtaaacaaaaaaatcaggGGGAGGACCCCCCGCTAAAAATGGGAGTACTTCAATTCGGGTTccagctacgcccctggttTATACTTGAATGTAAACGttttttgtatttaacattattaaatgtatGTTCTTCTTTACCATTTCACTTTCATACCAATCATTACAATAACACTATgcccacgtgatgtttatctacagtcagttggttatgtgaccgcgaaaaccaATCTTTACCTATGAGATGTGAAAGCTACAATAAAGGAATGTTACAGTGCCATTGCCCCATCCCGACATGAAATCAAACGATGAATGAACATTGCAGATGCTTCTGCTTGGTTGATGTATCATGTCATTTCACTGCGTGTTATTCGCTTACCATGCATCGTTTGTTGCCCTTTTCGATACCATTACCAATAACTATTGTAAAAAGGGAGAAACCATATTGGCCTCTGACATCAGCACAAAGCGGATCAAACTTCAGGCTGTATAACTAGCAAGTTTCAAGACGATATGATCAAGCATTCTGGTATATAgagttaaaaacattttcttagaAAAGGTCACCATAATATTGCACTTTAATTACTCAATATCAGCCTTTGTTGAAGAAAATTGAAGCCACACTGTTTGAACAACTGTATGTGTGATCAATGCGAAACTTCAAAACAAACTTCCAAATAACaaaagacataaaatatttgcatgtttcaaataccttaaatgcaaattgaaagaaaatagtAACAGAAGTTCTGCAGAGTTACAACTTACAGGAGAGCAACTACACTTTTAAATGGACTAGGCATTAAAGTGTCCAAAACTCGGATGTAaagtattttcttaaaacaagcATAGAtttgtcaatgcgagctagtataaggccgataatacatcattttacattattaaagaaaaaaacgctACAATCATGTTGCTGGATCATATGTGTTCCCCcgttaaaataatgcataatggtttcccagtttaaatcatttctGGTTGATGGTTGATGTAATTAAGTAGTTACATCTGACATAACTTATTATAGGATTGCCATAGGGTTATTTAACAAACGACTCTGAAACGTCTTCAAATGGAGGACTTCCAAAGTACGCTTAATCAGTTTATGCCCATTTACAGTCATTCTAGCTAGCATTCGCTATATGtgacgtttttgtttttgttttttaaaaatgttacgAGTCTTTCTGATAACCCTTAATATAATGTTATCTTAAATTATTCCATATTTCATAGCATtgacagttttcaaaatatgcattgAATGTACATATGCTATATTATTTTGGATCGTTCGATTACGGCATAGATCTTTCTTGTTtagttttttaacatatttatgccAATACTATTGATTTTGTCAGGTGCTGAAGAATCAAACCCTGGACCGGACTCCGataattgcttttcaatttaACACCAAAATATTCAAAGTATCAGATCCAAAATAGACTTTATAAAAAGCAAGTTTATTGGCTTTGACGTTTAGTGTTTTACCGAACCACATCTATCAAATGAAGTCAGTGAAAATATTCTGCATATTGATAATCAAGAATTCATATTAAGAAAAGGTTACTCGACCCATTCTGTGTTTTTTTGATATATGTCACGACATAGTTAAGACCGATACGCTTGAACGATTTAGAAAATTATCTACCCGAATCATTTTGGGTCgaattgaaatacaaaaacatttatataggaACGCTATATCACAATCCTCACTTAACAGTCAATTTTTGGGATAGAGCTAATGTTTGCCTTGATAAGGCACATGATTtatgtaacaatattatatttgtttgatatataaagGAGGATAAACTAAATCCACCAAATCTGAGGTTTTCTGATTTTATGGCATTCAGTAACTTACTAAATGTTATCTTTTCCCACACTTGAATAAAAAACTTTACACGGACCTTGTTAGACCTGATTGCAGTTTCACAGCACATTAACGTTTTAAATTCAGGCATATTTGAAACGCATCAACTTATAACTGATCGTTGTTGTGATCATTCTTTTATTAAAAGCAGTTTTCTTTGCTACCAATAGCATCACTAGAAAGGTATGGAACTGTAAACGAGCATATTCTAacgaaataaatgaatatattgaaattacCGACTGGACTGTTTTGAATAACGGAAATAACGACGAAGATACGAATTGTTTTActaaatcatttataatattgcTGAGTTATGCATACCTACTAATTGTGCAATTTGTAATTCGGATAAGCCATAGTATGACTCTGAAATTAGAAAATTATCTAACAAACATGATAAACTAAACATAAAAGCTACGCCATCAGGAAATTCGTGTGATTGGGCCAATTATAaaagaagtaaataataaaatatcaactattagcaaacatgcaaaataacaatttctagtAACTTAGAGGGTAAACTAATCGAGTTTAATTTATGCAATCCACGTCtttatttgaaaactgttagattgattgtaaaacaaaacagcagCAAAGACAATGCAATATATTAACTGCAAAAATTGAAGTATTCTCATTCATTTACTGGTTCgtacaaaaatgacatttattttccGATGAGTAAATGGTCGTAATAAATACGtaacggggttagtaggtgacccgatatggttGTCTTTGCCCACATTTATTCCATATCATGTCACTTACAACGTATCTTAATATATGGTCGTGTATTAAGCgtgtatgtattgtaataatacaatgtataataGAGGAAAAACGATTAGCAGccaataattaataatgataaattaccATGTTAAGAGACACAAAGTCATGACTCAATCACGCTGAACAAATGATTTAGAGCGTACAATCACAGCAGAATAATATGaagtataatataatatcaGCGGTATGTTGATGTTAAAACCCAATGCAAAAGGTGTCATCAATCGGTTGAAccaaattataataatgttgttcTACATTATTTTGGGACTTTGCGGTAAATCGTTATACCgccatacaaataaatattatatgttatattcaaGTTACTATTTGAAGCTTAACTATGTCATCTTGTTAACAAAGAACAACTAAGCTACACGATACAGATGATATATACTGCAAAGTATGTTTTAGCCAAAACTTGAAAGGTTAAACTAAGTCACTcggaaaaaaaaagattaatactTTGATGTTATAAACAATCTCCAAAAGTGGTGAATTCAGAAGGTTACGTATCCATCCGATTCATCCGATAAATGGCAAAATCGAAGAAATGTATTAATGAAATTCATATATACAACTGtatttaactaaaataaatatttgtgcaATAAATGACCTGATACCCTCCCCCCCCTCCTGTTTACTTTGCCGTGTGGTAGACGGGTACTCTCTTAGTTGCACCTAGCCAATGTGCGCTCCTACTTATTATGACTAATGCCACATCATGAAACGGCTACTGAACACGATCAGTGACTTTCATATCAgcaatattatatatgaaacaCACATTTAAACCAATAAGCAATTTAATAGCATAAATGAGTACTTGGTTGCTGTTAGGCTATGAATGTCAATTAAGGGGACAAAGTGCATACGCTGTTatacaacaaatattaatatcttGTTCAGACACCCCTTTCCACGAAATCGCGATACGCATATCTGGGCGATCAACCTAATCTGAAATGTGACCAGCGCGATAAATAATAACCTAAATTAATTGACAAATTGGTGAATGACCTTATACAATAATGCTTCAAACTGTCCTACTTATACAGCTTTGATTTGGTTTACGTGTATTGTTACCTTTTTATAAAAGAATACCTTTGCGACTGAACTCAAATTAACAGAGACGGCGAATCgtctttgttttaacaaaaatgttcatcaatatttaaaaccGTACTTGCTTTTATATCGTACgaaaatggttttatttctaTGTCGTGTGTTTTGTAAcgttaaatgtataaacaagtACCGGGTATCCTCGGTTAATTGATGACCGGGTCCCAGGGTTAAATATGTCTTCCTTTCCATGCCATATTTACATTTCTTCTTGTTTGCTTCGAATGCcaaatttatttgtgttttttttttctcaaaaactCCGACCTTTAAATATGCTGGAGCCCTGATATGTTAATAACCTTTATGTAAATGTTCACGCCTGGTGACcctaaataattttgatatcatttcaaAAAAGATAACCAGTGAAGAGCTTATGAATTTGGTATACAACAGGCTGTGGGTAAAGTGTTAAGTAGTGTGTGCATCGCGCTACGTGACGCAACATGAAGATGGAACAAGTGAACAACAAGGTGGACAAACCGGAAGTAGACAGAACAGAGATTATCAGGGATCTCATAGAAGAACAATCGCATGCTTATAGTAATCTCGGCAGTGATTTGACAAGTTCAGAAAAGTGTgatgatattttaaagaaaacggCCATTGATGTTTTAAAACGTGGAGCGCTTGATAAGGCGGTGGTAGATCAAagcaatttttataaaaacgcCGGGACTACGGAACTAGAACCGAGTTTTTATGACAACGCGCCGGACGGTGGATGGGGATGGGCGGTGACTTTTGCAGCGTTCATGGTGGGCGTGATTTTGGACGGAATCTCGTTTTCGTTCGGGATTTTCTACAGGGAGCTGCTTCAATATTTTGAGGAGAGCAAGAGTCTCACTTCCTGGATTATCTCCGTGTTAAACGGAACCTACATCGGCATAGGTGAGTGAGTCACGTTcggttattttttgaaaattatattccGACAATTCCTATgtcaattttaaagttaaaaaaatatttcatacttttatCAGTTCTCTTTCTATGGTTTCATAATGTTTTTCTATATGATAGATACCTTTTTAGCCGACATACTTTTTTCCTGTATCGTTTATTTTGAAAGGCACGTGACGTTCATTTCAGTAACGTTTTACTAAGAATATGACaccaaataatttgaaataaaaagtgtgtTTATACTTTGTTGCAGTTGTgtcatttgaaatgttatatttttatctacGGCGTCCAACACAACTCCCGATACTGCTTCTGTTATTGCTATCACTAGTATCACTATCTACACTAAATTTAATTCTACAACTGCTGCTGCAACCACTTCTTCCTTAACAAACAAAACGACCTCCACAACCACCACttcaa encodes the following:
- the LOC128219168 gene encoding monocarboxylate transporter 9-like yields the protein MEQNHKCYDNAPDGGWGWVVTFAAFMVGLILDGITHLFGIFYRELLQYFQESKSLTYWIFSVLNGTYLGIGPIASILVPVYGYRPVAIFGASLVSVSFFLIPGAGLGLLAIVFVGHYFKKKRALATGIAACGRGLGGFVFGPLSEFLIEKYTLKGVMLIISAIVLNLVPISTLLRPLEGSNSYSERKRRSASAVLALNGKSYGRAVLPHDEESQDVPPQHDDHREASRAWAF